One stretch of Aquimarina sp. Aq107 DNA includes these proteins:
- the gyrB gene encoding DNA topoisomerase (ATP-hydrolyzing) subunit B, whose protein sequence is MSEEAKKNNYSADSIQALEGMEHVRMRPSMYIGDVGTRGLHHLVYEVVDNSIDEALAGHCDAIDVTINEDNSITTKDNGRGIPVGIHKKEGVSALEVVMTKIGAGGKFDKDSYKVSGGLHGVGVSCVNALSDHLHAIVHKDGKVWEQEYERGKPLYPVKSTGDTDFNGTIVTFKPDPTIFQQTLEYNYDTLASRMRELAYLNKGITIILTDKRHTDEEGNHVSETFHSEEGLKEFVKFLDTSRNAIIGDVISMEGEKNDIPVEVAMIYNDSYAENLHSYVNNINTHEGGTHLSGFRRGLTSTLKKYADASGMLDKLKFEVAGDDFREGLTAIVSVKVAEPQFEGQTKTKLGNREVTSAVSQAVSEMLENYLEENPSDAKTIVQKVILAAQARHAAKKAREMVQRKTVMSIGGLPGKLSDCSEQDPALCEVFLVEGDSAGGTAKQGRDRMFQAILPLRGKILNVEKAMHHKVFENEEIKNIFTALGVTIGTEEDSKALNLSKLRYHKIVIMCDADVDGSHISTLILTFFFRYMKELIEAGHIYIAAPPLYLVKKGAKKQYAWNDDQRDMIVKEFGENSKIQRYKGLGEMNAEQLWDTTMNPEFRTMRQVTIDNLTEADRIFSMLMGDEVPPRREFIEKNAVYANIDA, encoded by the coding sequence ATGAGCGAAGAAGCAAAGAAAAATAATTATTCTGCCGATAGTATTCAGGCGTTAGAAGGAATGGAGCATGTACGCATGCGTCCATCCATGTACATTGGAGATGTAGGGACTAGAGGTTTGCACCATTTGGTATATGAAGTTGTGGATAACTCCATTGATGAAGCATTGGCTGGTCATTGTGATGCTATCGATGTTACAATAAATGAAGATAATTCCATTACTACTAAAGATAATGGTCGTGGTATTCCTGTAGGGATACATAAAAAAGAAGGTGTCTCGGCTTTAGAGGTTGTAATGACTAAGATTGGAGCTGGTGGTAAATTCGATAAAGATTCGTATAAAGTATCTGGTGGTTTGCACGGAGTAGGAGTTTCCTGTGTAAATGCACTATCTGATCATTTACATGCTATTGTACATAAAGATGGTAAGGTTTGGGAACAAGAGTATGAAAGAGGAAAACCTTTATACCCTGTAAAATCCACTGGAGATACTGATTTTAATGGTACAATTGTTACTTTTAAACCTGATCCTACTATTTTTCAGCAAACTCTAGAGTATAATTATGATACTTTAGCAAGTCGTATGCGTGAGTTGGCATACCTTAATAAAGGTATTACAATTATTCTTACGGATAAGAGACATACTGATGAAGAAGGGAATCACGTTTCTGAAACTTTCCATTCCGAAGAAGGATTAAAGGAGTTTGTGAAATTCTTAGATACCAGTCGTAATGCGATCATTGGAGATGTAATTTCAATGGAAGGAGAGAAGAATGATATTCCAGTAGAAGTTGCTATGATTTATAATGACTCTTATGCAGAGAATCTTCATTCATATGTTAATAATATTAATACGCACGAAGGTGGTACGCATCTTTCAGGTTTTAGAAGAGGACTTACTTCTACCTTAAAGAAATATGCAGACGCTTCTGGTATGCTTGATAAGTTAAAATTCGAAGTAGCAGGTGATGATTTTAGAGAAGGGTTGACAGCAATCGTTTCTGTAAAAGTGGCTGAGCCGCAATTCGAGGGACAAACAAAAACTAAACTAGGAAATCGAGAAGTTACTTCTGCAGTTTCTCAAGCGGTTTCTGAAATGTTAGAAAACTATCTTGAAGAAAACCCTTCAGATGCTAAAACGATTGTTCAGAAAGTAATTTTAGCAGCTCAAGCACGTCACGCAGCTAAGAAAGCTCGTGAAATGGTACAGCGTAAAACGGTAATGAGTATAGGAGGGTTGCCTGGAAAGTTATCTGATTGTTCAGAACAAGATCCAGCTTTATGTGAAGTGTTCCTTGTCGAGGGAGATTCTGCAGGTGGAACTGCAAAACAAGGACGTGATCGTATGTTTCAAGCTATTTTGCCACTACGTGGTAAGATTTTGAATGTAGAAAAAGCAATGCATCACAAAGTCTTTGAGAATGAAGAGATAAAAAATATATTCACGGCTCTTGGAGTTACTATTGGTACAGAAGAAGATAGTAAGGCACTTAACCTTTCTAAATTAAGATATCATAAAATTGTAATTATGTGTGATGCCGATGTGGATGGTAGTCATATATCAACTCTGATTCTTACATTCTTTTTCCGTTATATGAAAGAATTGATCGAAGCAGGTCATATTTATATTGCCGCACCACCGTTATATTTGGTTAAGAAAGGTGCTAAAAAGCAATATGCTTGGAATGATGATCAACGAGATATGATTGTTAAAGAATTTGGGGAAAATTCTAAAATTCAACGATATAAAGGTCTTGGAGAGATGAACGCTGAACAATTATGGGATACTACTATGAATCCAGAGTTTAGAACGATGCGTCAGGTAACAATTGATAATTTAACAGAGGCGGATAGAATCTTCTCTATGTTAATGGGAGATGAGGTACCGCCACGTAGAGAATTTATTGAGAAAAATGCCGTTTACGCAAACATTGATGCGTAA
- a CDS encoding M12 family metallopeptidase produces MKTKNLMNLGKIAFICLGLTIGSCTNENFDEEISNEENNDIELLKKSFLGEAIYVQDLGNGEYLSGDTKYFESQFDNGNFDQDPVPGEEVERLGVFPGITKWPNNTVIYVLDNSLTSNQISVTIASMEEWSSKTNIRFKERTNENYYVTIQNDGQTCNCGRANLGVNGNRGTITIGTRTGTGVMIHEIGHTLGYIHEQNRSDRDQFVNILPENIQNGAISQFRITNNSVNPGAFDINSIMIYSSFTFSKNGQPVMLTSAGNRIPFNGRLSTGDIEGTNIIYPAGDGDGDGDGDGDGDGDGNDICDGIDEWSRNIRYSVGDKVTYQGFLYERDFNSWNRLGECGETQPADICDGIDAYNGNTSYSPGDQVTYNGYLYLLQSNRRWSNQGRCGS; encoded by the coding sequence ATGAAGACTAAAAATTTAATGAATTTAGGCAAAATTGCTTTTATCTGTCTAGGACTAACAATAGGTTCTTGTACAAATGAAAATTTTGATGAAGAAATTAGCAATGAGGAAAACAATGATATTGAACTTCTAAAAAAGTCCTTTCTAGGAGAAGCTATTTATGTTCAAGACTTAGGCAATGGAGAATATTTATCTGGTGACACTAAGTATTTTGAAAGTCAATTTGATAATGGTAATTTCGATCAAGATCCTGTACCTGGTGAAGAAGTTGAAAGGCTTGGAGTTTTTCCTGGAATCACAAAATGGCCGAATAACACTGTGATTTACGTGTTGGATAACAGCTTAACTTCTAATCAAATTTCAGTCACTATAGCATCTATGGAAGAATGGTCCTCTAAGACCAATATTAGATTTAAAGAAAGAACTAACGAAAATTACTATGTAACCATTCAAAATGATGGTCAAACTTGTAATTGCGGAAGAGCAAATCTTGGTGTAAATGGAAACAGAGGAACAATCACTATAGGTACCAGAACAGGCACCGGAGTCATGATTCATGAAATAGGTCATACTCTTGGGTATATCCACGAACAAAATCGTAGTGATAGAGATCAATTCGTAAACATACTACCTGAAAACATTCAGAACGGAGCTATAAGCCAATTCAGAATAACAAACAATTCTGTTAATCCTGGTGCATTTGATATAAATTCTATCATGATCTATAGCAGTTTTACATTTAGTAAAAATGGGCAACCAGTTATGCTTACGTCTGCAGGAAATCGCATACCTTTTAATGGTCGTTTATCTACTGGGGACATCGAGGGGACTAATATTATTTACCCAGCTGGTGACGGAGATGGTGACGGAGATGGTGATGGTGATGGTGATGGTGACGGAAATGACATCTGTGATGGAATAGACGAATGGTCTAGAAACATTAGATACAGTGTTGGAGACAAAGTTACTTATCAAGGTTTTTTATATGAAAGAGATTTTAACAGCTGGAATCGTTTAGGAGAATGTGGAGAAACTCAACCAGCGGACATCTGTGATGGTATTGACGCCTATAACGGAAACACAAGTTACTCACCTGGTGATCAAGTTACGTATAACGGATATTTATATTTACTACAAAGCAATAGAAGATGGTCTAATCAAGGCCGTTGCGGAAGTTAA
- the asnB gene encoding asparagine synthase B — protein MCGIVCAFELKEKADVLRPQLLEMSKKIRHRGPDWSGIYADDKAILAHERLAIVDPVSGKQPLFSEDNKLILAANGEIYNHGEIRKKFDGFYNFQTESDCEVILALYKEKGSQFLDDLNGIFAFALYDAEQDSYLIARDHMGIIPLYMGWDQNGTFYVASELKALEGVCTKIELFPPGHYLDSKKGELTKWYVRDWSDFEAVKDNQTSIDELREALEAAVHRQLMSDVPYGVLLSGGLDSSVTSAIAKKYSEKRIESGDTKEAWWPQLHSFSVGLEGSPDLEAAQKVADHIGTIHHEIKFTIQEGLDAIKDVIYNLETYDITTIRASTPMYLMARVIKSMGVKMVLSGEGADEIFGGYLYFHKAPNSKEFHEETVRKLDKLHMYDCLRANKSLAAWGIEGRVPFLDKEFMDVAMRINPQDKMINGERMEKWVIRKAFESYLPESVAWRQKEQFSDGVGYSWIDTLKEVVDAEVTDEQMANAHFRFPIQTPQNKEEFYYRSIFEGHFPSDVAALSVPQEPSVACSTKIALEWDEAFKNMNDPSGRAVANVHDDAYLLDEVAQ, from the coding sequence ATGTGTGGAATAGTTTGCGCTTTTGAATTAAAAGAAAAAGCAGATGTGTTAAGACCTCAGTTATTAGAAATGTCAAAAAAGATAAGACATAGAGGTCCGGATTGGAGTGGTATTTATGCAGATGATAAAGCTATATTGGCTCATGAAAGGCTTGCGATAGTTGATCCTGTGTCTGGTAAACAGCCCTTGTTTAGTGAAGATAATAAGTTGATTTTGGCTGCTAATGGCGAAATTTATAATCACGGAGAAATTCGTAAAAAGTTTGATGGTTTTTATAATTTTCAGACAGAATCTGATTGTGAAGTTATTTTGGCTCTATATAAGGAAAAAGGCTCTCAGTTTTTAGATGATCTAAATGGTATTTTTGCTTTTGCACTTTATGATGCTGAGCAAGACTCATATTTAATAGCTCGTGATCACATGGGGATTATCCCTCTGTATATGGGTTGGGATCAGAATGGTACTTTTTATGTTGCTTCAGAATTAAAAGCACTAGAAGGTGTTTGTACTAAAATAGAATTATTTCCACCTGGTCATTATCTAGATAGTAAAAAAGGAGAATTAACTAAATGGTATGTTAGAGATTGGTCTGATTTTGAAGCAGTAAAAGATAACCAAACAAGTATTGATGAGTTGAGAGAAGCTTTAGAAGCAGCCGTTCATAGACAATTAATGTCAGATGTACCTTATGGGGTATTACTTTCTGGAGGATTGGATTCTTCGGTTACCTCAGCAATAGCTAAAAAATATTCAGAAAAAAGAATTGAGTCAGGTGATACTAAAGAAGCTTGGTGGCCTCAATTACATTCTTTTTCAGTTGGTTTGGAAGGATCGCCAGACTTGGAGGCTGCACAAAAAGTAGCAGATCATATAGGAACAATACATCATGAAATTAAGTTTACAATTCAAGAAGGATTGGATGCTATTAAGGATGTGATATATAATTTGGAAACTTATGATATTACAACTATCAGAGCGTCTACACCTATGTATTTAATGGCAAGAGTTATTAAGTCTATGGGAGTAAAGATGGTGTTGTCTGGAGAAGGTGCGGATGAGATATTTGGAGGATACTTATATTTTCACAAAGCACCAAATTCAAAAGAGTTCCATGAAGAGACAGTGCGTAAGTTGGATAAGTTACATATGTATGATTGTCTAAGGGCAAATAAATCTTTAGCGGCATGGGGAATTGAAGGACGAGTACCATTTTTGGATAAAGAATTTATGGATGTTGCTATGCGTATTAATCCACAGGATAAAATGATTAACGGAGAAAGAATGGAGAAGTGGGTTATTCGTAAAGCCTTTGAATCATATTTGCCGGAAAGCGTTGCTTGGAGACAAAAAGAACAATTTTCTGATGGTGTTGGGTATAGCTGGATAGATACTTTAAAAGAAGTAGTAGATGCTGAGGTAACTGATGAACAAATGGCTAATGCTCATTTTAGGTTTCCAATACAAACACCACAGAATAAAGAAGAATTTTACTATAGATCAATTTTCGAAGGACATTTCCCAAGTGATGTTGCGGCATTGAGTGTTCCTCAAGAACCTTCTGTCGCCTGTAGTACAAAAATAGCATTGGAATGGGATGAAGCTTTTAAAAACATGAATGATCCTAGCGGAAGAGCAGTAGCAAATGTTCATGACGATGCATATTTATTAGATGAAGTTGCACAATAG
- a CDS encoding DUF2911 domain-containing protein, with the protein MKKSLFFAVVMFLGTISTINAQKFAGLQKSPTDISYAKTDRNAKPDIKVIYSRPQKKGRTMLGDKVSFGKVWRTGADEATEIKLFKDMKLGDGTVKAGTYSLFTIPGEKEWTIILNSDLDVWGAYSYDEGKDVARIKVPAGKGDELEAFSIAFKKVDKGYHMVMGWETTRVEVPFYN; encoded by the coding sequence ATGAAAAAATCACTCTTCTTCGCTGTTGTTATGTTTTTAGGAACAATCAGCACCATTAATGCTCAAAAATTCGCAGGACTGCAGAAAAGTCCGACGGATATCTCTTATGCAAAAACAGATAGAAATGCAAAACCAGATATCAAAGTAATTTATAGTAGACCCCAGAAGAAAGGTAGAACTATGCTTGGAGACAAGGTGTCTTTCGGAAAAGTTTGGAGAACAGGAGCTGATGAAGCTACTGAGATAAAACTTTTTAAAGATATGAAATTAGGAGATGGAACAGTAAAAGCTGGCACATATTCTTTATTTACTATTCCTGGAGAAAAAGAATGGACTATCATTCTTAATTCCGATCTAGATGTATGGGGAGCATATTCTTACGATGAAGGTAAGGATGTCGCTAGAATTAAAGTACCTGCGGGAAAAGGTGATGAGTTAGAAGCTTTTTCTATTGCTTTCAAAAAAGTAGACAAAGGATACCATATGGTTATGGGGTGGGAAACTACTAGAGTAGAAGTTCCTTTCTATAATTAG
- a CDS encoding 7-carboxy-7-deazaguanine synthase QueE yields MQESTETLVNEGKMLPLMEEFYTIQGEGYHKGTAAYFVRIGGCDVGCHWCDVKESWNAALHPPTSTAVIVDNAIKYSNVIVVTGGEPLTWDMSELTKGLKSKGAKTHIETSGAYPLTGNWDWICLSPKKVKLPTKEIYSEAHELKCIVYNKSDFDFAEEQASQVSDDCVLYLQPEWSVRDKVIPLIVEYVMKNPKWKVSLQTHKYLNIP; encoded by the coding sequence ATGCAAGAAAGTACAGAGACATTGGTGAATGAGGGAAAGATGCTTCCTCTTATGGAAGAATTTTATACCATACAAGGAGAAGGGTATCATAAAGGTACTGCTGCTTATTTTGTTAGAATTGGAGGATGTGATGTTGGATGTCATTGGTGCGACGTTAAAGAAAGCTGGAACGCTGCTCTTCATCCACCAACTTCTACTGCTGTAATTGTAGATAATGCTATAAAATATAGCAATGTAATTGTAGTAACGGGCGGAGAACCTCTTACTTGGGATATGTCTGAACTTACGAAAGGCTTAAAGAGTAAAGGTGCTAAAACCCATATAGAAACTTCCGGAGCGTATCCTCTTACAGGTAATTGGGATTGGATATGTCTTTCTCCTAAAAAAGTAAAACTTCCTACTAAAGAAATATATAGTGAAGCTCATGAATTAAAATGTATTGTTTATAATAAAAGTGATTTTGATTTTGCTGAAGAGCAAGCTTCTCAGGTTTCGGATGATTGCGTATTGTATTTACAGCCGGAATGGAGTGTTAGGGACAAGGTAATTCCTCTAATTGTAGAATATGTGATGAAAAACCCTAAATGGAAGGTGTCTTTACAAACTCATAAGTACTTGAATATTCCTTAA
- a CDS encoding RidA family protein yields the protein MKKIYLFTILISIFYSCNQKNDSNTEIIFHDTHEPKKANAPFSDAVQVGNLYFLSGQVGMNHTTRKLVEGGIEAETKQTLENIKAVLEHHNMNMNDVVKCTVILSDINDFTAFNKVYKTYFPNKPARTTFAAKGLAVGAKIEIECVAARTK from the coding sequence ATGAAGAAGATATATTTATTCACGATTTTAATTTCAATTTTTTATAGTTGTAATCAAAAAAATGATTCTAATACAGAAATTATATTTCATGATACTCATGAACCCAAAAAAGCGAATGCCCCATTTTCGGATGCTGTTCAAGTAGGTAATTTGTATTTCCTTTCTGGACAAGTTGGGATGAATCATACCACACGTAAATTGGTAGAGGGTGGAATAGAAGCCGAAACTAAACAAACCTTGGAAAATATAAAAGCGGTATTAGAACATCATAATATGAATATGAATGATGTAGTAAAGTGTACAGTTATTCTCTCTGATATTAACGATTTTACAGCATTTAATAAGGTTTATAAAACGTATTTCCCTAATAAACCAGCAAGGACTACGTTTGCTGCCAAAGGATTAGCGGTGGGAGCAAAGATTGAGATAGAATGTGTTGCAGCTAGAACTAAGTAA
- a CDS encoding helicase HerA-like domain-containing protein produces MSSNQEFLDHINKGYTTKGDFITLGAAMHNGETVTDAHVKIPLKTLNRHGLIAGATGTGKTKTLQVLAENLSEQGIPVLLMDIKGDLSGLAAASPGHTKIDERHEKIGIPFEAKNFPVEILSLSEQDGVRLKATVSEFGPVLFSRILDVTETQAGIISIIFKYCDDNKLPLLDLKDLKKVLQFATREGKEELEKDYGRISTASTGSILRKIVALEQQGADIFFGERSFDVQDLCRVDDDGRGFINILRLTDIQDRPKLFSTFMLSLLAEVYSTFPEQGDSGRPELIIFLDEAHLIFKQASNALMDQIESIVKLIRSKGVGLYFVTQNPTDVPDGVLGQLGLKVQHALRAFTAKDRKAIKLTAENYPMSEYYDTKEVLTALGIGEALVSALDEKGRPTPLAATMLRAPMSRMDILSKSELDDLLKKSTLSDKYNEEIDRESAYEILNEKIEKAEAEEAKEAAKKEREKLNKSSSRSKSRKSSTTEKAVIKVLTSATFIRGALGVLNKLLR; encoded by the coding sequence ATGAGTAGTAATCAAGAATTCCTTGACCATATAAATAAAGGATATACTACCAAAGGCGATTTCATCACCTTAGGAGCTGCAATGCATAATGGAGAAACTGTGACAGATGCACACGTTAAAATTCCTCTAAAGACATTAAATAGACATGGGTTAATTGCTGGAGCAACAGGAACTGGTAAAACGAAAACATTACAAGTCTTAGCAGAAAACTTGAGCGAACAAGGAATACCTGTACTTCTTATGGATATCAAAGGAGATCTTAGTGGTTTAGCAGCCGCAAGTCCAGGTCACACTAAAATTGATGAAAGACATGAAAAAATTGGAATTCCGTTTGAAGCAAAGAATTTTCCTGTAGAAATTCTTTCTTTATCAGAACAAGATGGAGTACGTCTTAAAGCAACAGTAAGCGAATTCGGGCCAGTACTATTTTCAAGAATTTTAGATGTAACAGAAACACAAGCAGGTATCATTTCAATAATTTTCAAATATTGTGATGACAACAAATTGCCATTATTAGATTTAAAAGATTTAAAAAAGGTGTTACAATTTGCGACTCGAGAAGGAAAAGAAGAGCTAGAAAAAGATTATGGAAGAATATCTACTGCATCTACTGGCTCCATATTACGTAAAATTGTTGCTTTAGAACAACAAGGAGCTGATATCTTTTTTGGAGAAAGATCATTTGATGTACAAGATTTATGTAGAGTAGATGACGATGGAAGAGGTTTTATAAATATCTTACGATTAACCGACATACAGGATAGACCAAAACTATTTTCTACATTTATGTTAAGTCTTCTAGCTGAAGTATACAGTACCTTTCCTGAGCAAGGAGATAGCGGAAGACCAGAGTTGATTATTTTTCTTGATGAAGCTCATTTAATATTTAAGCAAGCTTCTAATGCATTAATGGATCAGATCGAAAGTATTGTAAAATTAATAAGATCAAAAGGAGTTGGACTATATTTTGTTACCCAAAACCCTACGGATGTACCAGATGGAGTATTGGGGCAACTGGGGCTAAAAGTGCAGCATGCCCTAAGAGCATTTACCGCTAAAGATCGTAAAGCAATTAAACTTACTGCCGAGAATTATCCTATGTCAGAATATTATGACACAAAAGAAGTACTAACAGCTTTAGGAATTGGAGAAGCATTGGTATCAGCTCTTGACGAGAAAGGTCGCCCTACTCCTCTTGCTGCAACGATGTTAAGAGCTCCTATGAGTAGAATGGATATACTATCCAAAAGTGAATTAGATGATTTATTAAAAAAGTCCACGCTTTCTGACAAATACAATGAAGAGATAGATCGAGAAAGTGCCTATGAAATTCTTAATGAAAAAATAGAAAAAGCTGAAGCTGAAGAAGCCAAAGAAGCTGCAAAAAAAGAAAGAGAGAAACTAAATAAAAGTTCTTCTCGTTCTAAAAGTAGAAAATCTAGTACTACAGAAAAAGCTGTGATCAAAGTTTTAACCAGTGCTACTTTTATAAGAGGAGCATTAGGTGTACTAAATAAATTATTGCGCTAA
- a CDS encoding cupin domain-containing protein produces the protein MSKKYQIQKSPFVVPTTDGKLIEEHFGKATDGNSQVSIAHMVAPPGWSEPFQTPEFDEYTYIILGKKRFIIDDEEIILEPGQSIKIEKNTRVQYSNPFESACEYLAICLPAFSIESVHREEL, from the coding sequence ATGAGTAAAAAATATCAAATTCAAAAATCACCATTTGTGGTACCAACTACAGATGGAAAATTAATTGAAGAACATTTTGGCAAAGCCACTGATGGAAATTCTCAGGTTAGTATAGCGCATATGGTAGCTCCTCCGGGTTGGAGCGAACCATTTCAAACACCAGAATTTGATGAATACACTTATATTATTCTAGGAAAGAAAAGATTTATTATTGATGACGAAGAAATCATCTTAGAACCTGGGCAATCTATTAAGATTGAAAAAAACACCAGAGTGCAATATTCTAATCCTTTCGAATCAGCGTGTGAATATTTAGCGATTTGTCTTCCTGCTTTTTCTATAGAGTCGGTTCATCGAGAAGAATTATGA
- a CDS encoding alpha/beta hydrolase has translation MKETLKKYIPIFIGKRLLLLFFFNKKKALRKAYILFSTPLKGKILPDQEYFLEEAEDEIISVKDRFLQTYRWPNMGETVLMVHGWDSNSHRWKTLIEKLHQQNYNVIAFDAPAHGNSSGKTLSVPFYAECLQKMIELYRPNYVIGHSVGGMTTVFHQFKYPNLEIEKLIVLAPPTELSVIMEGYQKTLKLSDKFMKALSHYFKEKFGFHFEEFSIAEFAKDLTHQGLLIHDKYDEIAPYTGTEKISKNWTNAKFITTENFGHSLFFDEVDDMIIHFLKD, from the coding sequence ATGAAAGAAACATTAAAAAAGTACATCCCAATTTTTATTGGCAAACGACTTTTATTGCTCTTCTTTTTTAATAAAAAAAAGGCCTTGCGCAAAGCCTATATCTTATTTAGCACACCGCTTAAAGGAAAGATACTTCCAGATCAAGAATATTTTCTAGAGGAAGCTGAAGATGAAATTATTTCAGTAAAAGATAGGTTTTTACAGACCTATAGATGGCCCAATATGGGAGAAACTGTTTTGATGGTACACGGATGGGATAGTAATAGTCATAGATGGAAAACACTTATCGAAAAACTACATCAACAAAATTATAATGTTATAGCATTTGACGCTCCAGCTCATGGTAACTCTTCTGGCAAGACACTTAGTGTTCCGTTCTATGCAGAATGCCTTCAAAAAATGATAGAATTATACCGACCTAATTACGTTATTGGACATTCTGTTGGTGGTATGACAACTGTGTTTCATCAATTTAAATATCCAAACCTTGAAATAGAAAAACTAATTGTTCTTGCACCTCCTACAGAATTATCTGTAATTATGGAAGGCTATCAAAAAACGCTCAAATTATCTGATAAATTTATGAAAGCCTTAAGTCATTATTTCAAGGAAAAATTTGGTTTTCATTTCGAAGAATTTTCCATAGCTGAATTTGCGAAGGACTTAACTCATCAAGGCTTACTCATCCATGACAAATACGATGAAATTGCCCCGTATACGGGAACTGAAAAAATCAGTAAAAACTGGACTAATGCAAAATTCATTACTACAGAAAACTTCGGCCATTCATTATTCTTTGATGAAGTGGATGATATGATCATTCATTTTTTGAAAGATTAA
- the rluF gene encoding 23S rRNA pseudouridine(2604) synthase RluF, translating into MENSKLTRLNKFLSEVGYCSRREADKLIDQGRVTLNNKIPEMGTKVAPGDEVRVDGELINKPKEKHVYLAFHKPVGIVCTTAQNEKDNIIDYINYPKRIFPIGRLDKPSEGLILLTSDGDIVNKILRARNNHEKEYIVTVNKLISPQFIKRMGNGIPILDTITRKCEVEQINKYDFRIVLTQGLNRQIRRMCEYLGYEVTKLKRIRIMNISLDTSIGQWRYLTEKELQIINKDVGDSSKTEEASVVEENKPVRRQNNNKHFSSKNKGGASKEKRNGAASKKRKRSDRKR; encoded by the coding sequence GTGGAAAATTCTAAGCTTACAAGACTCAATAAATTCCTTAGTGAAGTTGGTTACTGTTCTCGTCGTGAAGCAGATAAACTAATTGATCAAGGTCGCGTAACCCTAAATAATAAAATTCCAGAAATGGGCACCAAAGTGGCTCCTGGAGACGAAGTAAGGGTCGATGGTGAATTGATAAATAAGCCTAAAGAAAAACACGTATACCTTGCTTTTCATAAACCTGTTGGAATTGTTTGTACAACTGCACAAAACGAAAAAGACAATATTATTGATTATATCAACTATCCAAAACGTATTTTCCCAATAGGCCGACTAGACAAGCCCAGTGAAGGATTAATTCTATTAACCAGTGATGGTGATATCGTAAATAAAATTCTAAGAGCAAGAAACAACCACGAAAAAGAATACATCGTTACGGTAAATAAGCTAATTAGCCCACAATTCATTAAAAGAATGGGTAATGGAATTCCTATTCTAGATACTATTACTCGTAAATGTGAGGTAGAACAGATAAATAAATATGATTTTAGAATAGTTCTTACACAAGGCTTAAATAGACAGATACGAAGAATGTGTGAGTATCTTGGATATGAAGTAACAAAACTAAAGCGAATTCGTATTATGAACATTAGTTTAGATACTTCAATAGGCCAATGGCGCTACTTAACAGAAAAAGAACTACAAATTATTAATAAAGATGTAGGAGATTCTAGTAAAACTGAAGAAGCATCTGTAGTCGAAGAAAATAAACCAGTAAGAAGACAAAACAACAATAAACATTTCTCTTCCAAAAATAAAGGTGGAGCAAGTAAAGAAAAACGAAATGGTGCTGCCTCTAAAAAAAGAAAAAGAAGTGATAGAAAACGTTAA
- a CDS encoding VOC family protein: MESLSPFHLAIPVDNLEVARDFYNKTLNLKEGRSSEHWVDFNFFGHQLVIHYKPKSELNNHHNTVDGKEVPVPHFGIILEWDTWQSFAQMLSDKKIDFVIEPYIRFQGEVGEQATMFFYDPCGNALEFKSFKDPSQIFEK, translated from the coding sequence ATGGAATCATTATCTCCCTTTCATCTTGCAATCCCAGTAGATAATTTAGAAGTTGCGCGCGATTTTTACAACAAAACACTTAATTTAAAAGAAGGACGAAGCAGTGAACACTGGGTAGATTTTAATTTTTTTGGGCATCAACTGGTTATTCATTACAAACCAAAATCAGAATTAAATAATCATCACAATACCGTAGATGGCAAAGAAGTTCCTGTGCCGCATTTCGGAATAATTTTAGAATGGGATACTTGGCAAAGTTTTGCACAAATGTTATCTGATAAAAAAATAGATTTTGTTATTGAGCCCTATATTAGGTTTCAGGGAGAGGTAGGAGAACAAGCAACCATGTTTTTTTATGATCCTTGCGGAAATGCACTAGAATTCAAGTCTTTTAAAGACCCATCTCAGATTTTCGAGAAATAA